In one window of Ovis aries strain OAR_USU_Benz2616 breed Rambouillet chromosome 3, ARS-UI_Ramb_v3.0, whole genome shotgun sequence DNA:
- the PAPOLG gene encoding poly(A) polymerase gamma isoform X2 — MKEMSANTVLDSQRQQKHYGITSPISLACPKEIDHIYTQKLIDAMKPFGVFEDEEELNHRLVVLGKLNNLVKEWISENLPPSVVATVGGKIFTFGSYRLGVHTKGADIDALCVAPRHVERSDFFQSFFEKLKHQDGIRNLRAVEDAFVPVIKFEFDGIEIDLVFARLAIQTISENLDLRDDSRLRSLDIRCIRSLNGCRVTDEILHLVPNKETFRLTLRAVKLWAKRRGIYSNMLGFLGGVSWAMLVARTCQLYPNAAASTLVHKFFLVFSKWEWPNPVLLKQPEESNLNLPVWDPRVNPSDRYHLMPIITPAYPQQNSTYNVSTSTRTVMVEEFKQGLAVTDEILQGKSDWSKLLEPPNFFQKYRHYIVLTASASTEENHLEWVGLVESKIRVLVGNLERNEFITLAHVNPQSFPGNKEHHKDNNYVSMWFLGIIFRRVENAESVNIDLTYDIQSFTDTVYRQANNINMLKEGMKIEATHVKKKQLHHYLPAEILQKKKKQSLSDVTRSSSGPQSKRSSLDSNCLDSSRDTDNETPFNSPVSANKPSKPDIPPSGETERNNAEPAAVIMEKPLSVPPAQGLSIPVIGAKVDAALKAVSPPAVCTIPTVVGRNVIPRVTPHNPVQGQPHLNGISNVTKNVTPKRPHSPSVDGSSKRLKDIEKFIRLESTFKESRAAEDRKRKSVDAIGGECMPIPTIDTSRKKRLPSKELPDSSSPVPANNIRVIKNSIRLTLNRCCSILSLIATYTSLRITCYQIVICSLMALRWRFYCLNFRCLFLCYGNQFLALWTLIKQVLKYPPPPPFF; from the exons aatcttCCACCTTCTGTTGTGGCTACTGTTGGTGGAAAGATTTTTACTTTTGGCTCCTATAGACTTGGAGTACACACCAAAG GAGCTGACATTGATGCACTTTGTGTAGCCCCAAGACATGTGGAGAGAtctgatttttttcagtctttttttgaaaagttgaaACATCAAGATGGCATTAGAAACTTAAGA GCTGTAGAAGATGCCTTTGTTCCTGTTATAAAATTCGAATTTGATGGAATTGAA attGATTTAGTCTTTGCAAGATTGGCAATACAGACCATATCAGAAAATTTAGATCTAAGAGATGACTCTCGACTGAGAAGCCTTGATATAAGGTGTATTCGCAGCCTAAATG GATGTAGAGTTACTGATGAAATTTTGCATTTAGTGCCAAATAAAGAAACTTTCAGACTCACCCTAAGAGCAGTTAAACTATGGGCAAAAC GACGTGGTATTTATTCCAACATGCTGGGATTCCTTGGTGGTGTCTCCTGGGCAATGCTGGTTGCAAGAACTTGCCAATTATATCCAAATGCAGCAGCTTCTACTTTAGTTCATAAGTTCTTCTTAGTTTTTTCCAAATG GGAATGGCCAAATCCTGTGCTGCTGAAGCAACCGGAAGAAAGCAATTTGAATTTGCCAGTTTGGGATCCTCGG GTAAATCCATCAGATAGGTATCATCTCATGCCCATAATCACCCCTGCCTACCCACAACAGAATTCTACGTATAATGTGTCCACATCAACTCGAACAGTAATGGTAGAAGAATTTAAACAAG GTCTTGCAGTCACAGATGAAATTCTTCAGGGGAAATCAGATTGGTCCAAACTACTTGAGCCACCAAATTTTTTCCAAAAGTATAG ACATTATATAGTATTGACTGCCAGTGCATCAACAGAAGAAAATCATCTAGAGTG ggTTGGCTTAGTAGAATCTAAAATACGTGTACTTGTGGGAAATTTGGAACGGAATGAATTTATTACTCTTGCCCATGTAAATCCCCAGTCATTCCCAGGAAATAAGGAACATCATAAAGA caaCAATTATGTATCAATGTGGTTCCTTGGAATAATTTTTCGGAGAGTAGAAAATGCAGAAAGTGTTAATATAGACTTGACATACGATATACAGTCATTTACTGATACAG TGTACAGACAGGCAAACAATATAAACATGCTAAAGGAGGGAATGAAAATTGAAGCaactcatgttaaaaaaaaacaacttcatcACTACCTTCCCGCAGAAATtcttcagaagaagaaaaag CAAAGTCTATCTGATGTCACCCGAAGTTCAAGTGGACCTCAATCCAAAAGATCATCTCTGGATAGCAATTGTTTGGACAGCTCCAGAGACACTGATAATGAAACACCTTTTAATTCCCCAGTGTCTGCAAACAAGCCTTCCAAGCCTGAtattcctccttcaggggagacAGAGAG GAATAATGCTGAGCCTGCTGCTGTAATCATGGAAAAGCCACTGAGTGTCCCGCCAGCTCAAGGGCTATCTATTCCTGTCATTGGTGCAA aagtCGACGCTGCATTAAAAGCTGTATCACCCCCGGCTGTGTGTACCATTCCTACGGTAGTAGGACGAAATGTCATTCCTAGGGTCACACCTCACAACCCTGTCCAGGGGCAGCCACATCTAAATGGGATCTCAAATGTAACTAAGAATGTTACGCCTAAAAGACCCCACTCCCCATCCGTAGATGGGTCCTCTAAGAGGTTGAAAGACATAGAAAAG tttattcGACTTGAATCAACGTTTAAGGAATCACGTGCTgctgaagacagaaaaagaaaatcagta gaTGCCATTGGAGGAGAATGTATGCCTATTCCAACTATTGATACGTCACGCAAAAAG AGACTGCCCAGCAAAGAACTACCAGATTCATCATCTCCAGTTCCAGCAAATAACATCCGTGTCATCAAAAATTCCATTCGGCTGACCCTAAATCG ATGCTGTAGCATTCTCTCATTGATTGCTACATACACTTCTCTGAGGATCACCTGCTATCAAATTGTCATCTGCAGTCTTATGGCTTTGCGTTGGAGGTTTTACTGCCTTAACTTTCGATGCTTGTTTCTCTGTTATGGGAACCAGTTCTTGGCTCTTTGGACACTCATAAAACAAGTCCTGAAATATCCAccgccccccccttttttttaa
- the LOC114113931 gene encoding large ribosomal subunit protein eL39-like has protein sequence MSSHKTFRIKQFLAKKQKQNCPIPQWIRMKTGNKIRYNSKRRHWRRTKLGL, from the coding sequence ATGTCTTCTCACAAGACTTTCAGGATCAAGCAATTCCTGgccaagaaacaaaagcagaattgTCCCATTCCTCAgtggattcgaatgaaaactggcAATAAAATCAGGTACAACTCCAAGAGAAGACATTGGAGAAGAACCAAGCTGGGTCTGTAA